The following are encoded in a window of Saccharothrix longispora genomic DNA:
- a CDS encoding DUF2567 domain-containing protein, with amino-acid sequence MAEQPVDERVAPVRVPPAPAFEHYYVVRRPRVVVKRDLLPAFSVLSVVALVGLPAGWLWAWLAPPQNVVVQDDASLVPVTGESYHRLDGLMLFVLIGLVAGLLIGIAVWMLRERRGPVVMLGAVLGSVLAGFLAQRTGLGTAGGGYALGAAPGVGDVIALAPVLETWWGLLAWPLGAALAYGCLAAWNGMDDLGRRLG; translated from the coding sequence GTGGCGGAGCAACCGGTGGACGAGCGGGTCGCGCCCGTTCGGGTGCCACCCGCGCCGGCGTTCGAGCACTACTACGTGGTGCGCCGGCCGCGGGTCGTGGTGAAGCGCGACCTGCTGCCCGCGTTCTCCGTGCTGTCGGTCGTCGCCCTGGTGGGCCTGCCCGCCGGGTGGCTGTGGGCGTGGCTCGCGCCGCCGCAGAACGTGGTGGTGCAGGACGACGCGTCGCTGGTCCCGGTCACCGGGGAGAGCTACCACCGGCTCGACGGGCTGATGCTGTTCGTGCTGATCGGGCTGGTCGCCGGGCTGCTGATCGGCATCGCGGTGTGGATGCTGCGCGAGCGGCGCGGTCCCGTGGTGATGCTGGGCGCGGTGCTCGGATCGGTCCTCGCCGGGTTCCTGGCGCAGCGCACCGGGCTCGGCACCGCGGGCGGGGGGTACGCGCTGGGCGCCGCGCCCGGGGTCGGTGACGTGATCGCGCTGGCCCCCGTCCTGGAGACGTGGTGGGGACTGCTCGCGTGGCCCCTGGGCGCGGCGCTGGCCTACGGCTGCCTGGCCGCGTGGAACGGGATG
- the bsaP gene encoding biotin synthase auxiliary protein BsaP, whose product MTTGAATYCGYCGGEVAGADHSACAARLGVIDPPRFCARCARRMVVQVTPAGWTATCSRHGETTSAR is encoded by the coding sequence GTGACGACGGGTGCCGCGACGTACTGCGGGTACTGCGGCGGCGAGGTGGCCGGCGCGGACCACTCGGCGTGCGCGGCCCGGTTGGGCGTGATCGACCCGCCGCGCTTCTGCGCCCGGTGCGCCCGGCGGATGGTGGTGCAGGTGACCCCGGCCGGCTGGACCGCCACGTGCAGCCGGCACGGGGAGACCACCTCCGCGCGGTAA
- the bioB gene encoding biotin synthase BioB, translating to MTAAPEQVDVLGVAREQVLERGVGLSEEQVLEVLRLPDERIPDLLELAHAVRMRWCGPEVEVEGIVSLKTGGCPEDCHFCSQSGQFPSPVRSAWLDIPGLVKAARQTAETGATEFCIVAAVRGPDKRLLSQVRDGIKAIREDGNDIQIACSLGMLTQEQVDELVAMGVHRYNHNLETARSHFPNVVTTHSWEERWDTLTMIREAGMEVCCGGIIGMGETLAQRAEFAVQLAALEPDEVPLNFLIPNPGTPYENYPVVEGPDALRAVGAFRLALPRTILRFAGGRELTFGDLGAKQGMLGGVNAIIVGNYLTNLGRPAQQDLDMLTELSMPIKELGKTL from the coding sequence GTGACCGCAGCCCCCGAACAGGTCGACGTCCTCGGAGTCGCGCGCGAGCAGGTGCTGGAGCGGGGCGTCGGGTTGTCCGAGGAGCAGGTGCTCGAAGTCCTCCGGCTGCCCGACGAGCGCATCCCCGACCTGCTGGAACTGGCGCACGCGGTGCGGATGCGCTGGTGCGGGCCGGAGGTCGAGGTCGAGGGCATCGTGTCGCTCAAGACCGGCGGCTGCCCCGAGGACTGCCACTTCTGCTCGCAGTCCGGCCAGTTCCCGTCCCCGGTGCGCTCGGCGTGGCTCGACATCCCCGGCCTGGTGAAGGCCGCCCGGCAGACCGCCGAGACCGGCGCGACCGAGTTCTGCATCGTGGCGGCGGTGCGCGGCCCGGACAAGCGCCTGCTGTCCCAGGTCCGCGACGGCATCAAGGCCATCCGCGAGGACGGCAACGACATCCAGATCGCGTGCTCGCTCGGCATGCTCACCCAGGAGCAGGTGGACGAACTGGTGGCGATGGGCGTCCACCGCTACAACCACAACCTGGAGACGGCGCGCTCCCACTTCCCGAACGTGGTCACCACCCACTCGTGGGAGGAGCGGTGGGACACCCTGACCATGATCCGCGAGGCGGGCATGGAGGTGTGCTGCGGCGGCATCATCGGCATGGGGGAGACCCTGGCGCAGCGCGCCGAGTTCGCCGTGCAGCTGGCCGCGCTGGAGCCCGACGAGGTGCCGCTGAACTTCCTCATCCCCAACCCGGGCACGCCGTACGAGAACTACCCGGTGGTCGAGGGCCCGGACGCGCTGCGCGCGGTCGGCGCGTTCCGCCTGGCCCTGCCCCGCACGATCCTGCGCTTCGCGGGCGGGCGCGAGCTGACCTTCGGCGACCTGGGCGCGAAGCAGGGCATGCTCGGCGGGGTCAACGCGATCATCGTCGGCAACTACCTGACCAACCTCGGCAGGCCGGCGCAGCAGGACCTCGACATGCTCACCGAGCTGTCCATGCCGATCAAGGAACTGGGCAAGACCCTCTGA